The bacterium genomic interval TGAATAGTTACATTGGGCTTTTGTCTCTCTCCCTGATTTCTAATTTCAATCCGCAATCTTTCAAACAAAAGTGAACCGTCCCGAAATTTCTGTCTCTGGTGAATAGATTTTAATTTTTTTCTCTGCGTCTCTGTGTCTCTGCGGTGAACGGTTACAAGATAATAAGTATGGTAGATGTTAGCAGAAATTGAGGAGGCTGTAGATGGGAGTTTTTACTGTTTCAATGAAGATAAGAAACTGGCAGAATAGGTATCTACCTGCTGATAAACAGGGAGAAGAACTTGAGTGTATGGCTCTCGTTGATTCAGGGGCAGCAGAACTTTCACTTCCTGCTGAGATGATTGACCAACTCAAGTTGGAAGAGATTGGAACTGTGCAAGTATATACAGCTGATGGGGGTCAACATGAATATCGGGTTTTCGGTATAGCAGAGGTAGAAGTGCAGGGAAGAGTATCTCAGGTACGCGTAATTGAGCTTCCACATGGAACTGAACCGCTTCTTGGGGCAGTCCCTCTCGAGGAGATGGATTGGCACATCTCTCCTTTAGAAAA includes:
- a CDS encoding retroviral-like aspartic protease family protein; the encoded protein is MGVFTVSMKIRNWQNRYLPADKQGEELECMALVDSGAAELSLPAEMIDQLKLEEIGTVQVYTADGGQHEYRVFGIAEVEVQGRVSQVRVIELPHGTEPLLGAVPLEEMDWHISPLEKRLLPNPKSPNKPLLPLC